Proteins encoded within one genomic window of Perognathus longimembris pacificus isolate PPM17 chromosome 28, ASM2315922v1, whole genome shotgun sequence:
- the LOC125343006 gene encoding nuclear RNA export factor 5-like, whose protein sequence is MAEIAQPEQEEDIDRASNNSGNLIQEKEKDGDSFQENSGEENLHYEHEGHENPSSDLQEDDGNKKIPEDHEIRNKLDTLELNSETRQCYDESQDDDSPQKEMKDNAQECNQEDWFKITYDKMWLVNLIQSHSSVPFTPVDFQFIKTRAQFFVQGESTASAFKAIHCKIYDEANDKISIFVNPSSVPDMVMNKFTAEQMEQIKLALMKRYDVTQKSLDLQKLQFDTGLLGHDITMVLNRRHFMAAILQIIGENFPELLSLNLCNNNIYWLDGLSDIVQQTPQVKFMNLSQNQIKFASELDKLKGLQLEELWLEGNPLCNTFADKAAYEVAIQDYFPQLLWLDGQELVSPVIGGDVPEVIKPCKESYRGCESLKSMLLQFLIQSLKDYLKDSRNLKKHKHPVSRMQLLKHTNCEIVVCLSSLPRTQHDFSSYVIDICVQTVSPCFFPQAIPESWKWSSE, encoded by the exons ATGGCTGAAATTGCACAGCCTGAACAAGAGGAAGATATAGATAGAG CATCCAACAATAGTGGTAACCTTatccaagaaaaggagaaagatggtGATTCTTTCCAGGAGAATTCAGGTGAAGAAAACCTTCATTATGAACATGAAGGGCATGAGAAtccatcttcagatcttcagGAAGATGATGGAAACAAGAAAATCCCTGAGGACCATGAAATAAGAAA CAAACTCGATACCTTAGAACTCAACAGTGAGACTAGGCAATGTTATGATGAATCCCAGGATGATGATTCTCcacagaaggaaatgaaagataaTGCACAGGAGTGCAACCAGGAGGACTGGTTCAAGATCACA TATGACAAGATGTGGCTAGTAAATTTAATCCAGAGCCATTCCAGTGTACCTTTCACTCCAGTTGAT TTTCAGTTCATCAAAACTCGGGCACAATTCTTTGTCCAGGGTGAAAGCACTGCCTCTGCATTCAAGGCTATCCACTGCAAGATTTATGATGAAGCAAATGATAAG ATATCTATCTTTGTCAATCCTTCTTCTGTACCTGACATGGTGATGAATAAGTTCACAGCAGAACAAATGGAGCAGATAAAG CTGGCCTTGATGAAACGATATGATGTCACTCAGAAAAGTCTGGACCTGCAGAAGCTCCAGTTTGACACAG gctTATTGGGCCATGATATTACAATGGTCCTGAATCGAAGACATTTCATGGCTGCCATCCTGCAGATCATTGGAGAAAATTTCCCTGAG CTGTTGTCCTTGAACCTGTGCAACAACAACATATATTGGCTGGATGGCCTGTCTGACATAGTACAACAAACCCCTCAAGTCAAGTTCATGAACCTCTCGCAAAACCAG ATAAAGTTTGCTTCAGAGTTGGACAAGTTGAAAGGGCTGCAGCTAGAAGAGCTGTGGCTAGAGGGGAACCCCTTGTGCAACACCTTTGCAGACAAAGCTGCCTATGAAGT AGCCATTCAAGATTACTTCCCCCAGTTATTGTGGCTG gaTGGCCAGGAATTAGTCTCACCAGTTATTGGCGGTGATGTTCCTGAAGTAATAAAACCCTGCAAG GAAAGCTATAGAGGATGTGAGAGTCTGAAGAGTATGTTGCTGCAATTTCTAATTCA GAGCTTGAAAGACTACTTAAAGGATAGTAGGAACCTAAAGAAGCACAAACACCCCG TGTCACGGATGCAACTGTTGAAGCACACAAACTGTGAAATTGTGGTCTGCCTCAGTTCCTTGCCCAGAACTCAGCATGACTTTAGCTCCTATGTAATAGACATTTGTGTTCAGACGGTGAGCCCCTGTTTCTTCCCTCAGGCAattccagaaagctggaagtggagtagtGAGTGA